The proteins below are encoded in one region of Paenibacillus sp. YYML68:
- a CDS encoding alpha/beta hydrolase gives MNTLMKVVLIIAISSSVIYLGIAYGLVLLMPLKGAEGRSESLQFSDIDADYTRLPTLSQYETRNHTRLPYRHYPSSANQVLIMIHGSSYHSSYLQPLASFAAQSGLATVYTPDLRGHGPLAEDRGDLDYMGQIEDDLYDFIDYVQAKHPNQSIILGGHSSGGGTVLRLAGGERAHAAVDRYLLIAPYIHHNAPTYNENSNWANVSVPRFVGLSMLNQLGIRHLNGQAVLSFNMPEPYRNGTETLIYSYRMQVSMHPRDDYQADIRSLNGPVLVIAGGEDEAFLADQYERVFEINPLVEVSIVDGLSHFHPIHDERALKVIGDWLGG, from the coding sequence TTGAATACGTTGATGAAGGTCGTGTTGATTATTGCGATTAGTTCGTCTGTCATCTACCTGGGGATTGCCTATGGATTAGTTCTCCTTATGCCATTAAAGGGGGCGGAGGGCCGTTCGGAGAGCTTACAATTCTCAGATATTGACGCCGACTATACGAGATTGCCGACGCTATCGCAATATGAAACACGTAATCATACCCGGTTACCGTATCGTCACTATCCATCCTCTGCTAATCAAGTTCTGATTATGATTCATGGTTCAAGCTATCATAGCAGCTATTTGCAGCCACTGGCATCCTTCGCAGCACAGAGCGGTCTGGCCACCGTGTATACACCCGACTTGCGCGGACATGGTCCACTGGCGGAGGATCGGGGAGATCTGGACTATATGGGGCAAATCGAGGATGATCTCTACGACTTCATCGATTACGTACAGGCGAAGCATCCCAATCAATCGATTATTCTGGGCGGACATTCCAGCGGCGGCGGTACGGTCCTCCGATTGGCAGGCGGAGAGCGAGCTCATGCAGCTGTCGACCGCTATCTGCTTATCGCACCTTATATCCATCATAATGCGCCGACCTATAACGAGAACAGTAACTGGGCGAATGTCTCGGTTCCTCGATTCGTCGGATTAAGTATGCTGAATCAGCTCGGCATCCGCCATTTAAATGGTCAGGCCGTCCTTTCCTTTAATATGCCTGAGCCTTATCGTAACGGTACTGAAACGTTAATCTACAGCTATCGAATGCAAGTTTCGATGCACCCGCGTGATGATTACCAGGCGGATATTCGCTCATTGAATGGACCTGTGCTCGTCATTGCTGGAGGCGAGGATGAAGCATTTCTAGCCGATCAATATGAACGCGTATTTGAAATAAACCCACTTGTCGAAGTGAGTATTGTCGATGGATTATCCCATTTTCATCCGATTCATGACGAACGAGCACTCAAGGTCATCGGAGATTGGTTAGGTGGATAG
- a CDS encoding site-2 protease family protein, giving the protein MIKLRGTPWNVWTGITFRFHPLFTLLMLLSVITGYFIEIVTLFVIVLIHELGHVSVARSFGWKVKEVQLLPFGGVAAMEEAPGSRALEELLVALGGPLQNVWMMLVAYALTLLGLIPQAWGDYFIQANALIAAFNLLPVLPLDGGRILQVLIGLWLPYQRTMQVSTLVSLVVSGVLIIGAAFHVWTEQGGILLNWLMIAFFLFYSNWHDWRGTPYRFMRFLLNREKRLEHRGAAAEPIYAASRSRAGDIVRLFMRDKYHVVCVLDERDRVLGIVPERALLDCYFDERRRGTPLAELFA; this is encoded by the coding sequence TTGATTAAGTTGAGGGGCACGCCGTGGAATGTGTGGACGGGCATTACGTTTCGCTTCCATCCGCTGTTCACCTTGCTCATGCTGCTGTCCGTCATTACGGGCTACTTCATCGAGATCGTAACGCTGTTCGTCATCGTCCTCATTCACGAGCTCGGCCACGTCTCGGTGGCGCGCAGCTTCGGGTGGAAGGTGAAGGAGGTGCAGCTGCTGCCCTTCGGCGGCGTGGCTGCGATGGAGGAGGCACCGGGCTCCCGGGCGCTCGAGGAGCTGCTCGTCGCGCTCGGAGGGCCGCTGCAGAATGTGTGGATGATGCTCGTTGCCTATGCGTTGACGCTGTTAGGCTTGATTCCGCAAGCGTGGGGCGACTATTTCATACAAGCGAATGCGTTGATTGCGGCCTTCAACCTGCTGCCTGTGCTGCCGCTCGACGGCGGGCGTATTCTGCAGGTGCTGATCGGACTGTGGCTGCCGTACCAGCGAACGATGCAGGTGTCAACGCTGGTCAGTCTTGTCGTCAGCGGCGTGCTGATTATAGGTGCGGCGTTTCATGTGTGGACGGAGCAGGGCGGCATTTTGTTAAATTGGCTGATGATCGCCTTTTTTTTATTTTATTCCAATTGGCATGACTGGCGGGGAACGCCGTACCGGTTTATGCGATTTTTGCTCAATCGGGAGAAGCGGCTCGAGCATCGGGGGGCAGCTGCCGAGCCGATCTATGCGGCGAGCCGCAGCAGAGCGGGGGATATCGTTAGACTGTTCATGCGTGATAAATATCACGTCGTGTGCGTGCTCGACGAGCGCGATCGTGTGCTTGGGATCGTACCTGAGCGCGCGTTGCTCGACTGTTATTTTGACGAGAGAAGGCGTGGGACGCCATTGGCCGAGCTTTTTGCCTGA
- a CDS encoding FtsW/RodA/SpoVE family cell cycle protein, which produces MLHKFKKIDPLIVLLLVAFMVISTLLLYSATLNDVTFNFDPKKLGIIYVIAIIAFLVTAAFDYRVLLKLTYYLYGVGVILLVAVYLYAPKINGARGWFRGLPFGLDFQPVELMKIILILTLAAFMARRKGEPLELLQDVVPVGLLAMIPIGLVVIQPDFGNAIILGVILLGMYWIGNIRMIYAAAGAAIFAGCAYLFIYLFKLYHEPVKEYLKAKEIPTHWMDRINTYVNPDTADKDSTYHVENAIRAIGSGSLTGEGYLNGSSIHSNFIPVTYTDSIFVVVGEEFGFVGASVLLLMYFVLIYRMILISIYCNNYAGSFIIIGIVSMLVFQIFQNVGMMIGLMPLTGITLPFISYGGTSLLINMVAMGLVMSIRMHDDKLLEEE; this is translated from the coding sequence GTGCTGCATAAATTTAAAAAAATTGATCCGTTGATCGTCCTGCTGCTGGTTGCCTTCATGGTAATCAGCACATTGCTTTTGTACAGTGCTACGCTGAATGATGTTACCTTTAACTTCGATCCGAAGAAGCTGGGGATCATCTATGTCATCGCGATCATCGCGTTCTTGGTGACGGCCGCCTTCGATTACAGGGTATTGCTTAAGCTGACATATTACTTGTACGGCGTCGGGGTTATACTGCTTGTTGCAGTCTATCTCTATGCTCCCAAAATTAACGGTGCGCGCGGCTGGTTCAGGGGCTTGCCCTTCGGACTCGATTTTCAGCCCGTAGAGCTGATGAAAATTATATTGATTCTCACCCTAGCAGCGTTCATGGCACGACGTAAGGGGGAGCCTCTCGAGCTGCTGCAGGATGTCGTCCCGGTCGGCTTGCTTGCAATGATTCCGATCGGTCTTGTCGTCATTCAGCCGGATTTCGGTAATGCGATTATTCTCGGCGTTATTCTGCTCGGCATGTATTGGATTGGTAACATCCGAATGATCTATGCGGCGGCAGGAGCGGCGATATTCGCGGGCTGTGCCTACTTGTTCATCTACTTATTCAAGCTGTACCATGAGCCTGTGAAGGAATACTTGAAGGCGAAGGAGATCCCGACGCACTGGATGGATCGAATCAATACGTACGTCAATCCGGATACAGCAGATAAGGACAGCACGTATCATGTCGAGAACGCGATCCGGGCCATCGGCTCCGGTTCACTAACTGGTGAAGGATACTTGAATGGATCGTCGATTCACAGTAATTTTATTCCCGTGACCTATACCGATTCGATATTCGTCGTAGTAGGAGAAGAATTCGGCTTCGTTGGGGCTTCGGTTCTGCTGCTCATGTACTTTGTGCTGATCTATCGCATGATCTTGATCTCGATCTATTGCAACAATTACGCGGGCTCCTTCATCATTATAGGCATCGTATCGATGCTCGTCTTCCAGATCTTCCAGAACGTCGGAATGATGATCGGGCTTATGCCATTGACGGGCATTACGCTCCCGTTCATTAGCTATGGCGGTACGTCGCTGCTCATTAATATGGTGGCGATGGGGCTCGTGATGAGTATACGGATGCATGACGATAAGCTGCTGGAAGAGGAATGA
- a CDS encoding NarK/NasA family nitrate transporter, with translation MVDRKSFLQSGHKGSLMSSFLYFDVSFMLWVLLGPLAVLIASDYNLNAAEKASLVALPALGGSILRLVLGYLTDRIGPKKTGIVGMILTVIPLVYGWKFANSLTDMYFVALMLGIAGASFAAALPLASRWYPPQYQGLALGIAGAGNSGTIFSTLFANRLAQHYGDWHIVFGLALIPLVIVFFIFLFTAKDSPNQPAPLKLKDYGRVLAQKDTWLFCLFYMVTFGGFSGMANYLTIFYNTEYGLSPVMAADFATICIIAGSLFRPIGGYLSDRMGGIRMLMILYGVIGLMLAITATLPALWVTTGLLFVAMMGMGMGNGAVFQLVPQRFSQEVGIITGIVGAAGGLGGFFLPKILGNLKLSTGSFTPGFLILAAIAVSCIVIMAIVQTQWKKTWIGEGGKVKTNSIDSVGA, from the coding sequence ATGGTCGATCGGAAAAGTTTTTTGCAAAGCGGACACAAAGGTTCATTAATGAGCTCGTTCCTCTATTTTGATGTCAGCTTCATGCTATGGGTGCTGCTCGGGCCTCTTGCCGTATTGATCGCGAGTGACTACAACCTGAACGCAGCGGAGAAGGCGAGTCTGGTTGCACTCCCGGCTCTCGGTGGTTCGATTCTACGTCTTGTGCTCGGCTACTTGACGGACCGGATCGGACCGAAGAAGACCGGGATCGTCGGTATGATCCTGACCGTCATTCCACTCGTATATGGCTGGAAGTTCGCGAACTCCTTAACGGATATGTATTTCGTCGCACTGATGCTCGGAATAGCAGGCGCCAGCTTCGCTGCAGCTCTGCCGCTCGCTAGCCGCTGGTATCCGCCGCAGTATCAAGGTCTTGCGCTCGGTATTGCAGGCGCAGGTAACAGCGGTACGATCTTCAGTACACTATTCGCCAATCGTCTTGCCCAGCATTACGGAGACTGGCACATCGTATTCGGTCTTGCTCTTATTCCGCTTGTCATCGTATTCTTCATCTTCCTGTTCACGGCCAAGGACTCTCCGAATCAGCCAGCTCCGCTGAAGCTGAAGGATTACGGCCGCGTGCTTGCCCAGAAGGATACTTGGCTGTTCTGTCTGTTCTACATGGTCACGTTCGGCGGCTTCTCGGGTATGGCGAACTACTTGACGATCTTCTATAACACCGAGTACGGTCTTAGCCCGGTCATGGCCGCGGATTTCGCCACGATCTGTATTATTGCCGGCTCCTTGTTCCGACCGATCGGCGGCTACTTGTCTGACCGTATGGGTGGCATCCGGATGCTCATGATTTTGTACGGAGTCATAGGTCTGATGCTCGCCATCACAGCAACACTTCCAGCTCTATGGGTCACGACAGGACTTCTGTTCGTTGCGATGATGGGTATGGGTATGGGTAATGGAGCGGTGTTCCAGCTCGTGCCGCAGCGCTTCAGTCAAGAGGTGGGTATTATAACTGGTATTGTCGGTGCGGCAGGCGGTCTTGGTGGCTTCTTCCTTCCGAAAATTCTCGGTAACCTGAAGCTGTCCACAGGCTCCTTCACACCAGGCTTCCTCATTCTTGCTGCAATTGCAGTCAGCTGCATTGTGATCATGGCGATTGTGCAGACGCAGTGGAAGAAGACTTGGATCGGTGAGGGCGGTAAGGTGAAGACCAACTCCATCGATAGCGTGGGTGCTTAA
- the mreD gene encoding rod shape-determining protein MreD, which yields MMMNHRRLCLLLFVFFLLETTMLPWITPLSWQSNIEVNPHLVLVLVLFIGLYVNRHIALMYGLIFGMLFDFIMYSPMLGPVSFAMGLSGYLAGLMQGRLYSSIVISMLVVGGGLLFYDATLFGIYRLFRVTHLTFEWAFLHRMLPSMLINLLLALAAYVPARRLLEGMPGKPAEPEQ from the coding sequence ATGATGATGAATCATAGACGGCTGTGCCTCCTCTTGTTTGTCTTTTTTTTACTGGAAACGACGATGCTGCCGTGGATTACACCGCTAAGCTGGCAGTCCAATATTGAGGTTAATCCTCATCTTGTGCTTGTGCTCGTGCTGTTTATCGGCTTGTATGTCAACCGGCACATCGCGCTGATGTACGGACTTATTTTCGGTATGTTATTCGACTTCATTATGTACTCTCCGATGCTGGGGCCTGTTTCGTTCGCAATGGGATTGTCGGGCTACTTGGCCGGTCTTATGCAAGGACGCTTATATTCCAGCATCGTCATCAGTATGCTTGTCGTAGGCGGGGGACTTTTATTTTACGACGCGACTCTGTTCGGCATTTACCGTCTGTTCCGGGTGACGCACCTTACCTTTGAGTGGGCGTTTTTACATCGCATGCTGCCGAGCATGCTCATTAATTTGCTTCTTGCGCTTGCTGCCTACGTTCCGGCTCGCCGTTTGCTCGAAGGAATGCCAGGCAAGCCCGCTGAGCCTGAGCAGTGA
- a CDS encoding anthranilate phosphoribosyltransferase produces the protein MIALLREIGRGKRGSRDLTYEEALRGALSILEGEATTAQTAAFLMAQRMKMESTDELRAFVDALRSRCTVFPIADGIDCAGPYDGRVRTFIATVPTAFVLAACGLPVTLHGSPSLPPKRGIAVSDVLEALGAPVERLTYTALTEAAVQSGFIYVPTEQWCPPLGRLRAVREELGMRTIFNTAEKLLRPTDASAMAVGVFHGTVFERMSELLLALGVQDGIVVQGLEGSEDIGAHQRTRAYRLRDGQAELFIIDPDMYELQSEMIERIWTPEQQAEASMSVLTGDAELGLLNPVLLNSAVRLWVSHRAGSIEEGIYMARHAIEQGEALLAYKRWLSAVLSRTTS, from the coding sequence ATGATCGCTCTCCTCAGGGAAATTGGCCGCGGCAAGCGCGGCTCGAGAGATCTTACTTATGAAGAAGCGCTGCGAGGAGCGCTCTCTATATTAGAAGGAGAAGCGACCACCGCACAGACAGCAGCCTTCCTCATGGCTCAGAGGATGAAGATGGAATCCACCGATGAGCTGCGCGCCTTCGTAGATGCGCTGCGCAGCCGCTGCACCGTGTTCCCGATAGCAGATGGCATCGATTGCGCTGGACCGTACGACGGCAGGGTGCGTACGTTCATCGCCACCGTGCCGACCGCCTTCGTGCTGGCCGCCTGCGGCTTGCCAGTGACGCTGCATGGCAGCCCGAGTCTGCCGCCCAAGCGCGGCATCGCGGTGAGCGACGTGCTAGAGGCGCTAGGCGCACCCGTAGAGCGGCTAACCTATACAGCACTTACCGAAGCCGCCGTACAGTCCGGCTTCATATATGTGCCTACCGAGCAATGGTGTCCACCGCTCGGGCGACTTCGCGCTGTGCGGGAGGAGCTAGGCATGCGAACGATCTTCAACACCGCAGAGAAGCTACTACGCCCTACCGATGCGTCTGCCATGGCCGTCGGCGTCTTCCATGGCACCGTCTTCGAGCGAATGAGCGAGCTGCTATTGGCGCTCGGCGTGCAGGACGGCATCGTCGTCCAAGGATTAGAAGGCTCTGAGGATATCGGAGCGCACCAACGAACAAGAGCTTACCGACTTCGTGACGGGCAAGCCGAGCTGTTCATTATCGATCCGGACATGTATGAGCTGCAGAGTGAAATGATCGAGCGCATATGGACGCCAGAGCAGCAGGCAGAAGCGTCGATGTCAGTATTAACAGGCGATGCCGAGCTCGGCCTCCTGAACCCGGTGCTGCTGAACAGCGCCGTACGCCTCTGGGTTAGCCACCGCGCTGGCTCGATCGAGGAAGGCATCTACATGGCCCGCCATGCCATCGAGCAAGGAGAAGCGCTGCTTGCCTACAAGCGCTGGCTCAGCGCCGTTCTGTCCCGCACGACGAGCTAG
- a CDS encoding ANTAR domain-containing response regulator: MLKSFALIHMPSPTAGTSGRLPASEAAPEARLQDLGMTVHSITSQKELSSTAVYYDAALLAVSPDHVASWCGRIESVRSVPIFWWCNGYTFPNHECTLDPAIDGLLGGAMSDLELHCAMLLGMNHYFQRTEWRQEREQLLAKLEERKWIDQAKRIISEIKKISEAEAYDFLRKQAMNERKRLVDVATSIVKVYQLLQDENKGGRRR, encoded by the coding sequence ATGTTAAAGTCATTTGCTCTCATTCATATGCCTTCACCGACAGCAGGCACAAGCGGCCGCCTCCCAGCATCGGAAGCTGCCCCTGAAGCGAGACTTCAAGATCTAGGAATGACTGTTCATTCCATCACATCACAGAAGGAACTCTCCTCGACCGCTGTCTATTACGACGCCGCCCTGCTCGCCGTGTCCCCAGACCACGTTGCCTCGTGGTGTGGCCGTATCGAATCGGTACGCTCGGTGCCTATATTTTGGTGGTGCAATGGCTATACGTTCCCGAATCATGAATGCACCCTTGATCCCGCTATAGACGGCTTATTAGGAGGTGCGATGAGCGATCTCGAGCTTCATTGCGCCATGCTGCTCGGCATGAACCATTATTTCCAGCGGACCGAATGGCGGCAGGAGCGCGAGCAGCTACTCGCGAAGCTAGAGGAACGCAAGTGGATCGATCAGGCGAAGCGCATTATCAGTGAGATCAAGAAAATATCAGAGGCCGAAGCCTATGATTTTCTCAGAAAGCAAGCTATGAACGAGCGCAAGCGGCTCGTCGATGTCGCAACCTCGATCGTGAAGGTGTATCAACTGCTGCAGGATGAAAACAAAGGAGGTCGAAGACGATGA
- a CDS encoding M23 family metallopeptidase: MNIRNNVRERRYEKIRRLQQQAWRQGRGEPRLTSSDLLGREELYDDAGRYTPPWHGGTPSTHYGEADDSRTPYSMQPPDPEEEWRRKYERDWSGFGRSDSYDPARGQQPPTDRTSRFAVKLLLSTLLFAGVWAMYQSEHPLAERGKQLVTASLNEPMDTAALTAWYERHFGTIPSILPAIQSTRHQEAEKVAVVPKHYFSPIEGKLLAPFSTELGGVLMEAEAGKPVSAVDTGLVVYAGDKDDTGYTIVLRHTDGMESVYGLIEPGTLQLNDWVKGGETVGTIAKPKSEKSAGTLFFSVTKAGKPVDPADVIPFD, from the coding sequence TTGAATATACGCAATAACGTTCGTGAACGCCGATATGAGAAAATTCGCAGGCTGCAGCAGCAGGCGTGGCGGCAAGGACGCGGGGAGCCGCGCTTGACCTCAAGCGACCTGCTCGGACGCGAGGAGCTGTACGACGATGCGGGGCGGTACACGCCGCCTTGGCATGGAGGAACGCCGTCGACCCACTATGGCGAGGCTGATGACAGCCGTACGCCCTATTCGATGCAACCTCCCGATCCCGAGGAGGAATGGCGGCGCAAGTACGAGCGGGACTGGTCTGGATTCGGCCGCAGCGACAGCTACGACCCTGCGAGAGGCCAACAGCCGCCGACAGACAGGACGAGCCGCTTCGCCGTGAAGCTGCTGCTAAGCACGTTGCTGTTCGCAGGCGTGTGGGCGATGTACCAGAGCGAGCATCCGCTCGCTGAGCGGGGCAAGCAGCTCGTGACGGCATCGCTGAACGAGCCGATGGATACAGCGGCGCTGACGGCTTGGTACGAGCGGCATTTTGGCACCATACCTTCCATACTGCCCGCGATTCAATCGACGAGGCATCAGGAGGCGGAGAAGGTGGCGGTCGTGCCGAAGCATTATTTTTCGCCTATTGAAGGGAAGCTGCTTGCGCCGTTCTCCACGGAGCTCGGCGGGGTGCTGATGGAGGCGGAGGCAGGTAAGCCGGTATCAGCGGTAGATACGGGACTTGTCGTGTACGCGGGCGATAAGGATGATACAGGGTATACGATTGTGTTGAGACATACAGACGGCATGGAGTCCGTGTACGGGTTGATCGAGCCCGGCACCTTGCAGCTTAACGACTGGGTCAAGGGTGGGGAGACGGTTGGCACGATTGCGAAGCCGAAGTCGGAGAAGTCGGCCGGTACGTTGTTTTTCTCCGTTACGAAGGCGGGCAAGCCTGTCGATCCTGCGGATGTGATTCCTTTTGATTAA
- the minD gene encoding septum site-determining protein MinD has translation MGEAIVITSGKGGVGKTTTSANIGTALALQGKKVVMVDTDIGLRNLDVVMGLENRIIYDLIDVAEGRCRLAQALVKDKRFEELYMLPAAQTKDKHAISPEAVRQIVLDLKRDFEFVIIDCPAGIEQGFKNAIAGADKAIVVTTPENAAVRDADRIIGLLEKSPNVEAPKLIINRIRPNMVKKGEMLDIDEICSVLAIDLLGIVPDDEGVIKASNIGEPVVMNPNLRAAIAYRNIARRILGDSVPLMPLDDRSSVMNKMKKFFGIG, from the coding sequence ATGGGAGAGGCAATCGTCATCACTTCAGGCAAGGGCGGAGTCGGCAAAACGACAACCTCGGCCAACATCGGAACGGCCTTGGCGCTTCAGGGGAAAAAAGTGGTCATGGTCGATACCGACATCGGTCTTCGCAACCTGGATGTCGTCATGGGTCTCGAAAACCGAATTATTTATGACTTGATCGACGTCGCGGAGGGGCGCTGTCGTCTTGCTCAGGCACTAGTCAAGGATAAGCGCTTCGAGGAGCTGTATATGCTGCCAGCTGCGCAGACGAAGGATAAGCATGCGATCTCGCCGGAGGCGGTCCGTCAAATTGTGCTCGACCTGAAGCGGGACTTCGAGTTCGTCATTATTGATTGTCCTGCGGGCATCGAGCAAGGCTTCAAGAACGCGATCGCTGGAGCGGATAAGGCGATTGTCGTCACGACGCCGGAGAATGCCGCGGTGCGCGACGCCGACCGCATCATTGGTCTGCTCGAGAAGTCGCCGAACGTAGAAGCGCCGAAGCTGATCATTAATCGGATTCGTCCGAACATGGTCAAGAAGGGCGAGATGCTCGATATAGACGAGATTTGCTCGGTGCTTGCCATCGACCTGCTCGGCATTGTGCCGGACGATGAAGGTGTCATTAAGGCATCTAACATAGGCGAGCCGGTCGTCATGAATCCGAACCTGCGGGCCGCTATTGCTTATCGCAATATCGCAAGACGCATCTTGGGCGACTCAGTGCCGTTGATGCCGCTCGACGATCGCTCATCGGTAATGAATAAGATGAAAAAGTTTTTCGGGATAGGATGA
- a CDS encoding stalk domain-containing protein: MKKFAMGVITGCVLTLTTTAFASELIQAYKFPVSYVFNQETKPLTDEYVTLNYNGHAYVPIRFIAEHTGMKIGYDEENRQILVNYGVPSEPPEPLPVHVRSKEVSFSTNQHGIFFGNIQLERVDSQTKITLQIRNDRGETGEIGGSLAFYNNKAEPISFLLVDQVLHHKGINTIQLLADEDLSSYKYVTLGLGKVDGHMIRTTYTEADLIKGSIEYLKKLNIPQEHIDRLGDKTTAIGKIIGQMDLSKQEIDELILAAISQ, from the coding sequence ATGAAAAAATTCGCAATGGGTGTCATCACAGGCTGCGTGCTAACCCTCACAACAACTGCCTTCGCGAGCGAGCTAATCCAGGCGTATAAGTTCCCTGTCAGCTATGTGTTCAACCAGGAAACGAAACCATTAACAGACGAATATGTAACCTTGAACTACAATGGCCATGCCTATGTCCCGATCCGATTCATCGCTGAGCATACGGGTATGAAGATCGGGTATGACGAGGAGAACCGTCAGATCCTTGTCAACTATGGCGTTCCGAGCGAGCCGCCAGAGCCACTACCAGTGCACGTGAGGAGCAAGGAGGTCAGCTTCAGTACGAACCAACATGGAATTTTCTTTGGTAATATCCAACTCGAACGGGTAGACTCTCAGACGAAGATTACGCTCCAGATTAGAAACGACCGCGGAGAAACAGGTGAAATAGGCGGCTCACTCGCCTTCTACAATAACAAGGCTGAACCGATTAGCTTCCTTCTAGTCGACCAAGTGCTGCATCATAAAGGAATCAATACGATCCAACTGCTTGCGGACGAGGACCTATCCTCCTACAAATATGTCACTCTTGGCTTAGGCAAGGTAGACGGCCATATGATACGAACCACCTACACCGAGGCTGATCTTATCAAAGGCTCCATCGAGTACCTCAAGAAACTGAATATACCCCAGGAGCACATCGATCGTTTGGGGGATAAGACGACAGCTATTGGCAAGATTATTGGCCAAATGGACTTATCCAAGCAAGAAATCGACGAGCTGATTCTCGCCGCGATTAGCCAGTAA
- the minC gene encoding septum site-determining protein MinC, with the protein MTAAKHRVTIKGVKDGLVFLLDDECEFSQVLEELHHKLEKTHQQILTGPIIHVHVKLGKRAISTEEKEQVRRIIGQKGNLLIQSMESSDPTFEKADSDSQEVKVVKGIVRSGQTLAHEGSLLFLGDVNPGGTIISTGSIYIMGALRGMAHAGSDGDEQAIIAASCLRPTQLRIAGVISRPPDEWELGEAFDAYMEYAYVKDGKMEIDKVHHMHKLSLLNKL; encoded by the coding sequence ATGACTGCAGCCAAACATCGAGTCACAATTAAAGGGGTTAAAGACGGTCTTGTCTTTTTGCTGGACGACGAATGCGAATTTTCTCAGGTGCTTGAGGAGCTTCATCATAAGCTGGAGAAGACGCACCAGCAAATATTGACCGGACCTATCATACATGTGCATGTTAAGCTTGGTAAACGGGCGATTAGCACCGAGGAGAAGGAGCAGGTACGGCGCATTATTGGCCAGAAGGGGAACCTGCTTATTCAATCGATGGAGTCGTCGGACCCGACCTTCGAGAAGGCGGATTCGGACTCGCAGGAAGTGAAGGTCGTCAAGGGGATCGTTCGGTCTGGACAGACACTCGCTCACGAAGGAAGTCTGCTATTTCTCGGGGACGTTAATCCAGGCGGCACGATTATCAGTACAGGCAGCATCTATATTATGGGAGCTCTGCGCGGCATGGCCCATGCAGGCTCTGATGGTGATGAGCAGGCCATCATTGCTGCATCTTGTTTGCGCCCGACGCAGCTTCGCATCGCAGGCGTGATTAGTCGTCCTCCTGATGAGTGGGAACTTGGCGAGGCGTTCGATGCTTACATGGAATATGCCTACGTGAAGGACGGCAAGATGGAGATCGATAAGGTCCATCATATGCATAAGCTTTCGTTGCTCAACAAGCTGTAA
- the mreC gene encoding rod shape-determining protein MreC: protein MKLLGNKRLLILMLGLICFIALMGLTFGKRAYGTFPEKVMKDTVAFTQGLIYKPVGAIAEYFQDVGQLYTIYEENKVLRETLTRYARDTTRLNDLELQNQRLQDALGFTERQKQMNQYRFRIAEVISFDQPGKTITVNLGEKDGIRPNMAVMSVEGLIGRVTAVSGFYSVVQLLTGVDDKAAMDSKAISVTVKTKENESFGLIEKYDPEARMLVMTKIDPNDPLQVGDTVITSGKGLVFPRGIEVGKVVDRYEGEFGITHVATIEPFASFNHLREVFVVEVPELR from the coding sequence GTGAAGCTATTGGGGAACAAAAGACTGCTTATATTGATGCTGGGGCTTATTTGCTTCATCGCCCTGATGGGTCTTACCTTTGGGAAGAGAGCGTACGGCACGTTTCCGGAGAAGGTTATGAAGGATACGGTGGCGTTCACTCAGGGCTTGATCTATAAGCCGGTCGGAGCGATCGCGGAATATTTTCAGGATGTGGGGCAGCTGTACACGATTTATGAGGAGAACAAGGTGCTGCGCGAGACGCTGACCCGTTACGCCCGCGATACGACGAGACTGAACGACCTCGAGCTGCAAAATCAGCGGCTGCAGGATGCGCTCGGCTTCACCGAGCGGCAGAAGCAGATGAACCAATACCGCTTCCGCATCGCCGAGGTCATCTCGTTCGATCAGCCGGGCAAAACGATTACCGTGAACTTGGGAGAGAAGGATGGAATACGTCCGAATATGGCTGTCATGTCCGTTGAAGGGTTGATCGGAAGAGTGACAGCCGTATCTGGCTTCTATTCCGTCGTGCAGCTGCTGACAGGGGTAGACGATAAGGCAGCGATGGACTCCAAGGCGATCTCGGTTACAGTTAAGACGAAGGAGAACGAGTCGTTCGGATTAATTGAGAAATACGACCCTGAGGCGCGCATGCTCGTCATGACGAAAATAGACCCGAACGACCCGCTTCAGGTGGGGGATACGGTTATCACATCGGGTAAAGGTCTCGTATTCCCGAGAGGGATTGAGGTTGGGAAGGTCGTCGACCGATACGAAGGTGAATTCGGCATCACGCACGTGGCGACGATCGAGCCGTTCGCTTCGTTTAATCACCTGCGCGAGGTATTTGTCGTTGAAGTGCCGGAGCTGAGGTGA